Proteins found in one Streptomyces sp. NBC_00461 genomic segment:
- the nsdA gene encoding transcriptional repressor NsdA — MSGNGGSGTTATSTEKRPNELLTSWFVRSGWSKGELARQVNRRARQLGANHISTDTSRVRRWLDGENPREPIPRILSELFSERFGCVVSVEDLGLRAARQSPSVSGVDLPWTGPQTVALLSEFSRSDLMLARRGFLGTSLVLSAGPSLIEPMQRWLVPSLQSPQPEPESAASSRRVGRLSKPELDLLESTTVMFRQWDAQCGGGLRRKAVVGQLHEVTDLLQEPQPEVTTRKLFKVAAELAELAGWMSYDVGLQPTAQKYFVLALHAAKEAGDKPLGSYVLSSMSRQMIHLGRPDDALELVHLAQYGSRDCAGPRTQSMLYAMEARAYANMGQPGKCKRAVRMAEDTFADVEEWDDPDPDWIRFFSEAELHGENSHSFRDLAYVAGRSPTYASLAEPVMQRAVDLFAQDGEHQRSYALNLIGMATVHLLQREPERSTVLAEQAMHIAKKVRSERVNTRIRKTVDTAVRDFGDLAEVVDLTEKLAAELPETAEAV; from the coding sequence GTGAGCGGCAACGGCGGAAGCGGGACGACCGCGACCAGCACGGAGAAGCGCCCCAACGAGCTGCTCACTTCCTGGTTCGTGCGCAGCGGCTGGTCGAAGGGCGAACTCGCCCGCCAAGTCAACCGCAGGGCACGCCAGTTGGGCGCCAACCACATCTCCACGGACACCTCCCGGGTGCGCCGCTGGCTGGACGGCGAGAACCCCCGCGAGCCCATCCCCAGGATCCTGTCCGAGCTGTTCTCCGAGCGCTTCGGCTGCGTGGTCTCCGTCGAGGACCTCGGCCTGCGCGCCGCACGCCAGTCACCCTCCGTGTCCGGCGTGGACCTGCCCTGGACGGGCCCGCAGACGGTGGCGCTGCTCAGCGAGTTCTCGCGCAGCGACCTGATGCTGGCGCGGCGCGGCTTCCTCGGGACTTCGCTGGTCCTGTCCGCGGGCCCGTCCCTCATCGAGCCGATGCAGCGCTGGCTGGTGCCCTCGCTCCAGTCGCCGCAGCCGGAGCCCGAGTCGGCGGCCTCGTCCCGCCGCGTCGGCCGGCTCTCCAAGCCCGAGCTGGACCTGCTGGAGTCCACGACGGTGATGTTCCGGCAGTGGGACGCCCAGTGCGGCGGCGGCCTGCGCCGCAAGGCGGTCGTCGGCCAGCTGCACGAGGTGACGGACCTGCTCCAGGAGCCCCAGCCCGAGGTCACCACCCGCAAGCTGTTCAAGGTCGCCGCCGAGCTGGCCGAGCTCGCGGGCTGGATGTCCTACGACGTGGGGCTGCAGCCCACCGCGCAGAAGTACTTCGTCCTCGCCCTGCACGCCGCCAAGGAGGCCGGCGACAAGCCGCTCGGCTCGTACGTCCTGTCCAGCATGAGCCGCCAGATGATCCACCTCGGCCGGCCCGACGACGCCCTGGAACTGGTCCACCTCGCGCAGTACGGCAGCCGGGACTGCGCAGGCCCCCGCACCCAGTCGATGCTGTATGCGATGGAGGCCCGCGCCTACGCCAACATGGGGCAGCCCGGCAAGTGCAAGCGCGCGGTCCGGATGGCCGAGGACACCTTCGCCGACGTGGAGGAGTGGGACGACCCGGACCCCGACTGGATCCGCTTCTTCTCCGAGGCCGAGCTGCACGGCGAGAACTCCCACTCCTTCCGCGACCTCGCCTATGTCGCGGGCCGCAGCCCCACCTACGCCTCCCTGGCCGAGCCGGTGATGCAGCGGGCCGTCGACCTGTTCGCCCAGGACGGCGAGCACCAGCGCTCGTACGCACTGAACCTGATCGGCATGGCCACGGTGCACCTGCTGCAGCGCGAGCCCGAGCGGAGCACGGTGCTGGCCGAGCAGGCCATGCACATCGCCAAGAAGGTCCGCTCCGAGCGCGTGAACACTCGTATTCGAAAGACGGTCGACACGGCCGTACGCGACTTCGGGGATCTGGCCGAAGTCGTGGACCTCACCGAGAAGCTCGCCGCGGAGCTCCCGGAGACCGCCGAGGCGGTCTGA
- a CDS encoding LLM class flavin-dependent oxidoreductase yields MPVTVVRFNLVEPGASPASLGARYRAALEMAAYADDRGITTVQTEEHHGVENNWLPSPFAFAGAVFGATRRIAVTVSAVIGPLHDPLRLAEDIAVLDLLSGGRLVTVAGIGYRPEEYAQFDVDWKRRGRLQDELLETVLKAWTGEEFEYRGRTVRVTPRPCSDPHPLLLVGGSSKAAARRAARLGLPFFPSAHLPELEAYYKEKLTEYGTEGWTMMPTAETPLLHIAEDPDRAWAEHGGHFLHEARTYASWQSGDIRSAVKSAATTVDELRAEGVYRILTPDECVAQGLDNLVLHPLAGGMPVDEGWRSLRLFCEDVLPRLGE; encoded by the coding sequence ATGCCCGTCACCGTCGTACGTTTCAACCTCGTCGAACCCGGTGCCAGCCCTGCCTCGCTCGGCGCCCGCTACCGGGCCGCCCTGGAGATGGCCGCGTACGCCGACGACCGCGGGATCACCACCGTCCAGACGGAGGAGCACCACGGCGTCGAGAACAACTGGCTGCCGTCGCCGTTCGCCTTCGCGGGCGCGGTGTTCGGGGCGACGCGGCGGATCGCGGTCACCGTCTCGGCGGTCATCGGCCCGCTGCACGACCCGCTGCGGCTGGCCGAGGACATCGCCGTACTCGATCTGCTGAGCGGCGGCCGGCTGGTGACCGTCGCCGGGATCGGGTACCGGCCCGAGGAGTACGCCCAGTTCGACGTCGACTGGAAGCGGCGTGGCAGGCTCCAGGACGAGCTGCTTGAGACGGTGCTCAAGGCCTGGACCGGCGAGGAGTTCGAGTACCGGGGCCGCACGGTACGGGTCACCCCGCGGCCGTGCTCCGACCCGCACCCCCTGCTCCTGGTCGGGGGCTCCTCGAAGGCCGCCGCCCGCCGGGCCGCCCGCCTGGGCCTGCCGTTCTTCCCCAGCGCGCATCTGCCGGAGCTGGAGGCGTACTACAAGGAGAAGCTGACGGAGTACGGCACCGAGGGCTGGACGATGATGCCCACCGCCGAGACCCCGCTGCTGCACATCGCCGAGGACCCGGACCGGGCGTGGGCCGAGCACGGCGGGCACTTCCTGCACGAGGCCCGGACCTACGCCTCCTGGCAGTCCGGGGACATTCGGTCCGCCGTGAAGTCGGCGGCCACGACCGTGGACGAGCTGCGCGCCGAGGGCGTGTACCGGATCCTGACGCCGGACGAGTGCGTGGCGCAGGGACTCGACAACCTCGTACTGCATCCGCTGGCGGGTGGCATGCCCGTGGACGAGGGATGGCGCAGCCTGCGGTTGTTCTGCGAAGACGTACTGCCCCGGCTCGGTGAGTGA
- a CDS encoding bifunctional DNA primase/polymerase codes for MGFTIGGIREIRSGSRRRGRSSECTAVAEFTGLWGWDVVPGARAAAGACSCGRADCSAPGAHPLEFAPQVSAGATLDEVTKAWGEFPGASVMLPAGRAFDVIEVAEPAGRRALLRLERMGLPLGPVVATPEGRAQFFVAPGAAAELPELLYRMGWDDPTSLDLRGLGAGRCITAPPSDRGGLGPARWLRPPALDSATKPPAARLLLGTLAYVAHRSRA; via the coding sequence ATGGGCTTCACGATCGGCGGCATCCGGGAGATCCGCTCCGGCTCGCGTCGGCGCGGCCGCTCCTCGGAGTGCACCGCCGTCGCCGAGTTCACGGGGCTCTGGGGCTGGGACGTGGTCCCGGGAGCGCGGGCCGCGGCGGGCGCCTGCTCCTGCGGCCGGGCGGATTGCAGCGCGCCGGGAGCGCATCCCCTGGAGTTCGCGCCCCAGGTCTCGGCCGGTGCCACGCTCGACGAAGTGACCAAGGCGTGGGGCGAGTTCCCCGGAGCGTCGGTCATGCTCCCGGCCGGCCGGGCCTTCGACGTCATCGAGGTGGCCGAGCCCGCAGGCCGCCGCGCGCTGCTCCGCCTGGAGCGCATGGGCCTCCCCCTCGGCCCGGTCGTCGCGACCCCGGAGGGCCGCGCCCAGTTCTTCGTCGCTCCCGGCGCCGCCGCCGAACTCCCCGAGCTGCTCTACCGCATGGGCTGGGACGATCCGACCTCCCTGGACCTCCGCGGCCTCGGCGCCGGCAGGTGCATCACGGCTCCCCCGTCCGACCGCGGCGGCCTGGGCCCGGCACGGTGGCTGCGTCCCCCCGCCCTCGATTCCGCCACGAAGCCACCGGCGGCCCGCCTGCTGCTGGGGACGCTGGCCTACGTGGCGCACCGGTCGCGGGCGTAG
- a CDS encoding [protein-PII] uridylyltransferase has translation MSSTDVHKEAEDSGPSGYAAARLRLLTEGAQSGPPRRKALSELTDDWLSGLFGAGAEGLNGVSLIAVGGYGRGELSPRSDLDLLLLHDGSDPQAVAALADRIWYPVWDLGLALDHSVRTPAEARKTAGEDLKVQLGLLDARHIAGDLGLTAGLRTAVLADWRNQAPKRLLELQELCTERAERQGELQYLLEPDLKEARGGLRDATTLRAVAASWLADAPREGLDDARRRLLDVRDALHLTTGRATDRLALQEQDQVAAELGLLDADTLLRQVYESARVISYASDVTWREVGRVLRSRAVRPRLRAMLGGGKPVPDRSPLAEGVVEQDGEVVLARAARPERDPVLPLRAAAAAAQAGLPLSLHAVRRLAAVARPLPTPWPAEAREQLVTLLGSGRPTVDVWEALEAEGLITRLLPDWERVRCRPQRNAVHIWTVDRHLIETAVRASEFTRRVHRPDLLLVAALLHDIGKGWPGDHSVAGEIIAKDVAARIGFDRDEVAVLATLVRHHLLLVDTATRRDLEDPATVRAVAEAVGSQSTLELLHALTEADALATGPAAWSSWRGSLVADLVKRVAAVLAGDVLDEPEAAAPTAEQERLAIEAIATGSPVLSLRAQTEPPAGEQPSGDPEPLGVELLIAVPDQPGVLPAVAGVLAMHRLTVRTAELRSLDLPDGVEGAVLLLDWRVAAEYGSLPQAARLRADLVRALDGSLDIAGRLAERDAAYPRRRGVVAPPPRVAVASAASRLATVIEVRSQDAPGLLFRIGRALEDANVRMRSAHVSTLGANAVDAFYVTGPEGAPLPGEEAASLARKLEETLRG, from the coding sequence GTGTCGAGCACGGACGTGCACAAGGAAGCGGAAGACTCCGGACCCAGCGGCTATGCGGCGGCCCGGCTGCGTCTCCTCACTGAGGGCGCGCAGTCCGGGCCGCCGCGCCGTAAGGCCCTGTCGGAACTGACGGACGACTGGCTGTCGGGGCTCTTCGGCGCCGGAGCCGAGGGGCTGAACGGGGTCTCACTGATCGCCGTCGGCGGCTACGGCCGCGGTGAGCTCTCCCCGCGCAGCGACCTGGACCTGCTCCTGCTCCACGACGGCAGCGACCCCCAGGCCGTCGCCGCCCTGGCCGACCGCATCTGGTACCCCGTCTGGGACCTCGGCCTCGCCCTCGACCACTCCGTGCGCACCCCGGCGGAGGCCCGCAAGACCGCCGGGGAGGACCTGAAGGTCCAGCTCGGCCTCCTGGACGCCCGCCACATCGCCGGTGACCTGGGCCTGACGGCCGGCCTCCGTACGGCCGTCCTCGCCGACTGGCGCAACCAGGCGCCGAAACGTCTCCTCGAACTCCAGGAACTGTGCACCGAGCGCGCCGAGCGCCAGGGCGAGCTGCAGTACCTGCTGGAGCCGGACCTGAAGGAGGCCCGCGGTGGTCTGCGGGACGCCACCACCCTGCGCGCCGTCGCCGCCTCCTGGCTGGCCGACGCCCCGCGCGAGGGCCTCGACGACGCCAGGCGCCGGCTGCTCGACGTCCGCGACGCCCTGCACCTGACGACCGGGCGGGCCACCGACAGGCTCGCGCTCCAGGAGCAGGACCAGGTCGCCGCCGAACTCGGCCTGCTCGACGCCGACACCCTGCTGCGGCAGGTGTACGAGTCGGCGCGGGTCATCTCGTACGCCAGCGACGTCACCTGGCGTGAGGTCGGGCGCGTGCTCAGGTCGCGAGCCGTGCGGCCGCGGCTGCGCGCCATGCTCGGCGGCGGGAAGCCGGTCCCCGACCGCTCTCCGCTGGCCGAGGGCGTGGTCGAGCAGGACGGCGAGGTGGTGCTCGCCCGTGCCGCCCGCCCCGAGCGCGACCCCGTGCTGCCGCTGCGCGCCGCGGCCGCCGCCGCCCAGGCCGGCCTCCCGCTCTCCCTGCACGCCGTACGGCGCCTGGCAGCCGTCGCGCGCCCCCTGCCCACGCCCTGGCCCGCAGAGGCCCGCGAACAGCTCGTGACCCTGCTCGGCTCGGGCCGCCCGACCGTCGACGTCTGGGAGGCGCTGGAGGCGGAGGGCCTGATCACCCGGCTGCTCCCGGACTGGGAGCGGGTGCGCTGCCGCCCGCAGCGCAACGCCGTCCACATCTGGACCGTCGACCGGCACCTGATCGAGACGGCCGTACGTGCCTCCGAGTTCACCCGCCGCGTCCACCGCCCCGACCTGCTCCTGGTCGCCGCGCTCCTGCACGACATCGGCAAGGGCTGGCCCGGCGACCACTCGGTGGCCGGCGAGATCATCGCCAAGGACGTGGCCGCCCGCATCGGCTTCGACCGCGACGAGGTGGCCGTCCTCGCCACCCTCGTACGCCACCATCTGCTGCTCGTCGACACGGCCACCCGCCGCGACCTGGAGGATCCGGCCACGGTCCGTGCGGTCGCCGAGGCGGTCGGCTCGCAGTCCACCCTGGAGCTGCTGCACGCGCTGACCGAGGCGGACGCCCTGGCCACCGGTCCGGCGGCCTGGTCGTCCTGGCGGGGCTCCCTGGTCGCCGACCTGGTGAAGCGGGTTGCGGCCGTCCTCGCCGGGGACGTCCTCGACGAGCCCGAGGCCGCCGCGCCCACCGCCGAGCAGGAGCGGCTCGCGATCGAGGCGATCGCCACGGGCAGCCCGGTGTTGTCCCTGCGCGCGCAGACCGAGCCGCCGGCCGGGGAACAGCCGTCCGGCGACCCGGAGCCGCTCGGCGTCGAGCTGCTCATCGCCGTACCGGATCAGCCGGGCGTGCTTCCCGCCGTGGCCGGCGTCCTCGCCATGCACCGGCTGACCGTGCGGACCGCGGAACTGCGTTCCCTGGACCTGCCGGACGGCGTCGAGGGCGCGGTCCTGCTGCTGGACTGGCGGGTCGCCGCCGAGTACGGCTCACTGCCGCAGGCGGCCCGCCTGCGCGCGGATCTCGTACGGGCGCTGGACGGCTCCCTGGACATCGCCGGCCGTCTCGCCGAGCGCGACGCCGCGTATCCCCGCCGCCGGGGCGTCGTGGCGCCGCCGCCCCGGGTGGCCGTCGCCTCGGCCGCGTCGCGGCTGGCCACCGTGATCGAGGTGCGCTCCCAGGACGCCCCCGGTCTGCTGTTCCGGATCGGGCGGGCGCTGGAGGACGCGAACGTACGGATGCGCAGCGCACACGTCTCCACGCTGGGCGCGAACGCGGTGGACGCCTTCTACGTGACCGGGCCCGAGGGCGCGCCGCTGCCGGGTGAGGAGGCGGCGTCGCTGGCGCGGAAGCTGGAGGAGACATTGCGGGGCTGA
- a CDS encoding P-II family nitrogen regulator: MRVITAVVKPHRLDEIKEALQAFGVHGLTVTEASGYGRQRGHTEVYRGAEYTVDLVPKIRIEVLAEDDDAEQLIDVIVKAARTGKIGDGKVWSLPVETAVRVRTGERGPDAL; encoded by the coding sequence ATGAGGGTCATCACCGCGGTCGTCAAGCCGCACCGGCTCGACGAGATCAAGGAAGCCCTCCAGGCCTTCGGGGTACACGGCCTGACGGTCACCGAGGCGAGCGGCTACGGTCGTCAGCGGGGCCACACCGAGGTCTACCGCGGTGCCGAGTACACCGTCGACCTGGTCCCCAAGATCCGTATCGAGGTGCTGGCCGAGGACGACGACGCCGAGCAGCTGATCGACGTCATCGTCAAGGCGGCCCGTACCGGCAAGATCGGTGACGGCAAGGTCTGGTCCCTCCCGGTGGAGACGGCCGTTCGGGTCCGCACCGGCGAGCGCGGTCCCGACGCGCTCTGA
- a CDS encoding ammonium transporter produces MASAAITLAAEAPKLSSANTGFMLICSALVLLMTPGLAFFYGGMVRVKSTLNMLMMSFISIGIVTILWVLYGFSLAFGTSNGLIGFNSDWLGLSNIGLTQLWDGYTIPIFVFMIFQMMFAVITPALISGALADRVKFSAWALFVALWLTIVYVPVAHWVWGADGWAFKLGVIDFAGGTAVHINAGAGALGVILVIGKRVGFKKDPMRPHSLPLVMLGAGLLWFGWFGFNAGSWLGNDDGVGALMFVNTQVATAAAMLAWLAYEKIRHGAFTTLGAASGAVAGLVAITPSGGAVSPLGAIAVGVIAGVACAAAVGLKFKFGYDDSLDVVGVHMVGGIIGSLLIGFFATGKGQSTATGVFYGDHSFTQLWKQCAGVGAVLAYSLIASAVLAFLLDKTIGMRVSEDEEVAGIDQAEHAETAYDFSGAGGGIAGTVSAALSGSSSKKVDA; encoded by the coding sequence ATGGCATCAGCCGCCATCACGCTTGCCGCGGAGGCACCCAAACTGTCATCCGCGAACACAGGCTTCATGCTCATCTGTTCCGCCCTGGTGTTGCTCATGACGCCCGGACTCGCGTTCTTCTATGGCGGCATGGTCCGGGTCAAGAGCACCCTGAACATGCTGATGATGAGCTTCATCAGCATCGGGATCGTCACGATCCTGTGGGTGCTCTACGGCTTCTCCCTTGCCTTCGGCACGAGTAACGGCCTCATCGGCTTCAACTCGGACTGGCTGGGACTGAGCAACATCGGGCTGACACAGCTCTGGGACGGCTACACGATCCCGATCTTCGTCTTCATGATCTTCCAGATGATGTTCGCGGTCATCACGCCGGCCCTGATAAGCGGCGCCCTCGCGGACCGCGTCAAGTTCTCGGCCTGGGCGCTCTTCGTCGCCCTGTGGCTCACGATCGTCTACGTCCCGGTGGCCCACTGGGTGTGGGGTGCCGACGGCTGGGCCTTCAAGCTCGGCGTGATCGACTTCGCCGGTGGTACCGCGGTCCACATCAACGCCGGTGCAGGCGCCCTCGGTGTGATCCTGGTCATCGGCAAGCGCGTCGGCTTCAAGAAGGACCCGATGCGCCCGCACAGCCTCCCGCTGGTCATGCTCGGCGCCGGTCTGCTGTGGTTCGGCTGGTTCGGCTTCAACGCCGGCTCGTGGCTCGGCAACGACGACGGCGTCGGCGCACTGATGTTCGTCAACACGCAGGTCGCCACCGCCGCCGCCATGCTCGCCTGGCTCGCCTACGAGAAGATCCGCCACGGCGCGTTCACCACGCTGGGCGCCGCCTCCGGCGCGGTGGCCGGTCTGGTCGCGATCACTCCGTCCGGTGGCGCTGTCTCCCCGCTCGGTGCGATCGCCGTCGGCGTCATCGCCGGTGTCGCCTGTGCCGCGGCCGTGGGCCTCAAGTTCAAGTTCGGCTACGACGACTCCCTCGACGTGGTCGGCGTCCACATGGTCGGCGGCATCATCGGCTCCCTGCTCATCGGCTTCTTCGCCACGGGCAAGGGCCAGTCCACCGCGACGGGCGTCTTCTACGGCGACCACTCCTTCACCCAGCTGTGGAAGCAGTGCGCCGGTGTCGGCGCGGTCCTCGCCTACTCCCTGATCGCCTCCGCGGTCCTCGCCTTCCTCCTCGACAAGACCATCGGTATGCGGGTCAGCGAGGACGAGGAGGTCGCCGGAATCGACCAGGCCGAGCACGCCGAGACCGCATACGACTTCAGCGGTGCCGGTGGCGGAATCGCCGGAACGGTCTCCGCGGCCCTTTCCGGTTCGAGCAGCAAGAAGGTGGACGCATGA
- the ftsY gene encoding signal recognition particle-docking protein FtsY: METVILAVVIAVVVLGVLGGLVVGSRRKKPLPPPPPSAPDITAPPAEPHVGDEAETPRDEPRRTIEEVDLPDGSTPVAVEEPPVVPGVEVPEIEVPEPTAGRLVRLRARLSRSQNALGKGLLTLLSREHLDDETWEEIEETLLTADVGVVPTQELVEGLRERVKVLGTRTPAELRTLLREELLKLVGTEFDRTVKTEPENSKPGIVMVVGVNGTGKTTTTGKLARVLVADGRTVVLGAADTFRAAAADQLQTWGERVGAHTVRGPEGGDPASVAFDAVKEGKELGSDVVLIDTAGRLHTKTGLMDELGKVKRVVEKHAPLDEILLVLDATTGQNGLVQARVFAEVVDITGIVLTKLDGTAKGGIVIAVQRELGVPVKLVGLGEGADDLAPFEPEAFVDALIGE; this comes from the coding sequence ATGGAAACCGTCATCCTTGCTGTAGTCATCGCCGTGGTCGTGCTCGGTGTGCTCGGCGGGCTCGTGGTCGGCAGCCGGCGCAAGAAGCCGCTGCCCCCGCCGCCCCCCTCCGCACCCGACATCACCGCCCCTCCGGCCGAGCCGCACGTCGGCGACGAGGCCGAGACGCCCCGCGACGAACCCCGCCGGACCATAGAGGAGGTGGATCTTCCGGACGGCTCGACCCCGGTCGCCGTCGAGGAGCCGCCCGTCGTCCCCGGCGTCGAGGTTCCCGAGATCGAGGTCCCCGAGCCGACGGCCGGACGTCTCGTCCGCCTCCGCGCCCGCCTCTCCCGCTCCCAGAACGCGCTCGGCAAGGGGCTGCTCACGCTCCTGTCCCGCGAGCACCTCGACGACGAGACCTGGGAGGAGATCGAGGAGACACTGCTCACCGCCGACGTCGGCGTGGTCCCCACCCAGGAACTGGTCGAGGGCCTGCGCGAGCGGGTGAAGGTCCTCGGCACCCGCACCCCCGCCGAGCTGCGCACCCTGCTGCGCGAGGAACTGCTCAAGCTGGTCGGCACCGAATTCGACCGCACCGTGAAGACCGAGCCCGAGAACAGCAAGCCCGGCATCGTGATGGTCGTCGGCGTCAACGGCACCGGCAAGACCACCACCACCGGCAAGCTCGCCCGGGTCCTGGTCGCCGACGGCCGCACCGTCGTCCTCGGCGCGGCCGACACCTTCCGTGCCGCCGCCGCGGACCAGCTCCAGACCTGGGGCGAGCGGGTCGGCGCCCACACCGTGCGCGGACCGGAGGGCGGAGACCCCGCCTCCGTCGCCTTCGACGCGGTGAAGGAGGGCAAGGAGCTGGGCTCCGACGTCGTCCTCATCGACACCGCCGGTCGCCTGCACACCAAGACCGGGCTCATGGACGAGCTCGGCAAGGTCAAGCGCGTCGTCGAGAAGCACGCCCCGCTGGACGAGATCCTGCTCGTCCTCGACGCCACGACCGGGCAGAACGGCCTGGTGCAGGCCCGCGTGTTCGCCGAGGTCGTCGACATCACCGGCATCGTGCTGACCAAGCTGGACGGCACGGCGAAGGGCGGCATCGTGATCGCGGTCCAGCGTGAGCTGGGCGTACCGGTCAAGCTGGTGGGTCTCGGCGAGGGCGCGGACGACCTGGCGCCGTTCGAGCCGGAGGCGTTCGTTGACGCCCTTATCGGAGAGTGA